The Helicobacter jaachi DNA window TGATACTGCACTTTTCAAGTGTGGAAATGTAGGTGAATGCAAGGATAGGGAAAATTACTTTTTTCTACAAACTGCAAATTACAAAACAAAATCACAAAACTACAAAAAGTAAAATTACGACTTACAAAAACGCACAAAATTACAAAACAAAAACATTTTAGACCATAAACAACATTCCACAAAATAAAATCATTAAAATCATAATACAGAATCTAGATTGCATATTTTCAACCGCACTCATTTACCACAAACAAAATTTTTTCTCAAAAACTCTCGCTACTCTTTAGGATTTTAAGGCAGGATTTTGTAGGATTTATAGTCATTGAATCTTAAGTAGATTAAGAATCTAGGCCAGATTCTATACAAAAATCTTAGAACCTCACAGGCCTAGCATCTGCAGATTCTGTATCGCTTATTTTGCTGTTTTATCACCCCTGTGCCGCATAGGATTTAGGCAAGCAAGGAGTGGAGATATAGAATCTAATGCGATTTGCGATATTCCAAAATCATCGCATAGGCTTCATCTTTGAGCCGTAGCTTTTGCTTTTTTAGCACCTCCAGTTCCATATCGCTCATCACCTCTTCCCCATCTTCAATTTTTTTAATCCTATCATCAAGCTCATTATGCTCCTCAAAAATCTTTGCAAAATGCGCGTTGTGCGTCTTGAGAGCAGTAACCTCATCTCGATACTCATGAAACATAGCCTCTCCTTGTGAAATAAAATGAGCCTTTATTGTAGGATATTTTTGATAATAGCACTATTTTTGCGCACAAAATGTCGCCTTTATGTGCCAAAAGCATGCAAAATAAGCACTAACTCCTGTAATCTGCATTGATTTTGACATATTCATAGCCCAAATCGCAGCCATAAGCCACATATTGCGCATCTCCCACACCCAAATCACAGGTAATTTTAAAGCTATCTTTTTTCATAATGTCTGCCGCACGCGCCTCTTGTGCCTCATCAAAGCAAATTTCTCCTTTGTCAAACACCACCACATCATCAAATGCAATGCACAATTGCTCCTGCAC harbors:
- a CDS encoding YdcH family protein translates to MFHEYRDEVTALKTHNAHFAKIFEEHNELDDRIKKIEDGEEVMSDMELEVLKKQKLRLKDEAYAMILEYRKSH